A portion of the Oncorhynchus gorbuscha isolate QuinsamMale2020 ecotype Even-year linkage group LG19, OgorEven_v1.0, whole genome shotgun sequence genome contains these proteins:
- the LOC124005305 gene encoding uncharacterized protein LOC124005305 isoform X1, giving the protein MCAVFYIHSIRFDQVNSTCCNDCLYFKSSFDVASFLSVHSAHLWSTNKSYFRSGYEFSPHCGRHDNGGAAERPYAAQSFNNGSFVKCQPCFRCPPNHQRLSECNAPTDTQCCVARDQTGCWKCALNTTVQWSTTLRVQVSTSNPTTVKHIDPRLHGDSATSHVNHQTAYKENKPCFKVSLKDCLPSDNILYTNQHSRSNKTTAAVNEEVALLQSETRCLEDILSSDLQSAILQTVLDNLDVLEELVILLDPESPGVKNTSHLASRCSFPATWITYTYSLRESKSPLRAVLEGVTTKHPEWTVGHLARLLREMDRNDTVVVLTKLSLLKVF; this is encoded by the exons ATGTGTGCCGTGTTTTACATTCACAGCATCCGATTCGACCAGGTAAACTCGACATGCTGCAACGATTGTCTTTATTTTAAATCCAGTTTCGATGTAGCTTCGTTTTTATCAGTGCACAGCGCGCACTTGTGGTCTACAAACAAATCTTATTTTCGATCAGGGTACGAATTTAGTCCACACTGTGGCAGGCATGACAATGGGGGAGCAGCGGAAAGACCGTATGCCGCGCAGAGCTTCAATAacgggagcttcgtgaaatgcCAACCCTGTTTTCGCTGCCCTCCAAATCATCAAAGGCTGTCCGAATGCAATGCACCGACAGACACGCAATGCTGCGTAGCGAG GGACCAGACAGGCTGTTGGAAATGTGCCCTGAATACCACG GTCCAATGGTCAACAACATTAAGGGTCCAAGTGTCAACATCAAATCCCACCACAGTCAAACACATTGATCCAAGATTACATGGTGATTCTGCAACTTCACATGTCAACCATCAGACTGCAT ATAAGGAGAATAAGCCATGCTTTAAGGTCAGCCTTAAAGACTGCCTCCCATCAGACAATATCCTGTATACCAACCAACATTCACGGAGCAATAAGACAACAGCAGCTGTCAATGAAGAGGTTGCTCTGCTACAGTCAGAGACCAGGTGCCTAGAGGACATTTTGA GTTCTGACCTCCAGTCTGCGATACTGCAGACGGTTCTGGACAACCTGGATGTTCTAGAGGAGCTTGTGATCCTGCTGGACCCGGAGAGCCCTGGGGTGAAGAACACCAGCCACCTAGCATCTCGCTGCTCCTTCCCCGCCACCTGGATTACCTACACCTACTCCCTGAGGGAGAGCAAGAGCCCCCTGAGGGCCGTGCTGGAGGGGGTCACCACCAAACACCCAGAGTGGACTGTAGGACACCTGGCCAGGTTGCTGAGAGAGATGGACCGGAACGACACAGTGGTGGTGCTCACCAAGCTCAGCTTGCTTAAGGTGTTCTAG
- the LOC124005305 gene encoding IGF-like family receptor 1 isoform X2 — MVILQLHMSTIRLHENKPCFKVSLKDCLPSDNILYTNQHSRSNKTTAAVNEEVALLQSETRCLEDILSSDLQSAILQTVLDNLDVLEELVILLDPESPGVKNTSHLASRCSFPATWITYTYSLRESKSPLRAVLEGVTTKHPEWTVGHLARLLREMDRNDTVVVLTKLSLLKVF; from the exons ATGGTGATTCTGCAACTTCACATGTCAACCATCAGACTGCAT GAGAATAAGCCATGCTTTAAGGTCAGCCTTAAAGACTGCCTCCCATCAGACAATATCCTGTATACCAACCAACATTCACGGAGCAATAAGACAACAGCAGCTGTCAATGAAGAGGTTGCTCTGCTACAGTCAGAGACCAGGTGCCTAGAGGACATTTTGA GTTCTGACCTCCAGTCTGCGATACTGCAGACGGTTCTGGACAACCTGGATGTTCTAGAGGAGCTTGTGATCCTGCTGGACCCGGAGAGCCCTGGGGTGAAGAACACCAGCCACCTAGCATCTCGCTGCTCCTTCCCCGCCACCTGGATTACCTACACCTACTCCCTGAGGGAGAGCAAGAGCCCCCTGAGGGCCGTGCTGGAGGGGGTCACCACCAAACACCCAGAGTGGACTGTAGGACACCTGGCCAGGTTGCTGAGAGAGATGGACCGGAACGACACAGTGGTGGTGCTCACCAAGCTCAGCTTGCTTAAGGTGTTCTAG